Proteins from a genomic interval of Helicoverpa armigera isolate CAAS_96S chromosome 9, ASM3070526v1, whole genome shotgun sequence:
- the LOC110375675 gene encoding syntenin-1 — protein sequence MSLYPSLEDMKVDAMARAQVSQHQAQPPAYPHSLPPSAPSYGYPHGGAAPSAPSTHMYPALSDYMGLELSSDVIAMNMPEYQLQPVQQGAVTPVSNMIAPLSSQSTTLAKATVTGAIRPVVLCKDKDGKCGVRLHSVNNGVFVCYVAANSPAALAGLRFGDQILEINNVALAGMTMDQCHALLKKSPANGISMAVRDRPFERTITLHKDSLGHVGFQFKDGKIVGLVKDSSAARNGLLTDHQILEINTVNVVGMKDKEISRVIEASPSVVNITIIPYYIYQHMISKMSSSLFKELDRTPAV from the exons ATGTCTCTGTACCCATCCTTAGAAGACATGAAGGTGGATGCTATGGCGAGGGCCCAGGTTTCTCAACACCAGGCGCAGCCACCCGCATACCCTCATAGCCTTCCACCTAGCGCTCCCTCGTACGGCTATCCTCATGGCGGTGCTGCGCCCAGCGCCCCTTCAACCCATATGTACCCTGCACTAAGTGATTATATGGGACTTGAATTGTCTAGTGATGTGATTGCCATGAATATGCCGGAATATCAACTGCAACCA GTTCAGCAAGGCGCGGTTACCCCTGTGAGTAATATGATAGCACCGTTGTCGTCTCAATCAACGACTCTGGCAAAGGCTACAGTTACCGGGGCTATAAGACCAGTTGTTCTGTGTAAAGACAAAGATGGCAAGTGTGGTGTGAGGCTGCACTCAGTCAACAATGGAGTATTTGTGTGCTATGTGGCCGCCAACAGTCCCGCAGCTCTTGCTGGTCTCCGATTTGGAGATCAGATCTTGGAGATCAACAATGTAGCATTGGCTGGAATGACAATGGACCAATGTCATGCATTACTGAAGAAGTCTCCTGCCAATGGAATTTCAATGGCTGTTCGtgatag ACCCTTTGAGAGGACAATTACTCTCCACAAGGATTCTCTGGGCCACGTTGGTTTCCAGTTCAAAGATGGCAAGATTGTTGGCCTGGTGAAGGATTCTTCCGCAGCTCGCAATGGCTTGTTGACTGATCAtcagatactagaaataaacactGTGAATGTTGTGGGCATGAAAGATAAAGAAATATCTAGGGTTATTGAAGCCAGCCCATCTGTTGTAAACATCACAATAATTCCCTACTACATATATCAGCACATGATAAGCAA AATGTCCTCATCATTGTTCAAGGAATTGGATCGTACACCTGCTGTTTAA
- the LOC110375693 gene encoding uncharacterized protein LOC110375693: METGNSKRTPSRCREWERARRNKFNEAVSKLGEIVKAIHKSNCPGEESEDIQYPKIEIIQKAIIYLNNHTQEKTHLKAEILALQVKLDREKENLRKNVKDATTQVSLGLSKKCKDSKYVKLLKLKKGKKQKEKVEAKKPTQNNTPKKLPVLLPRSNLINQKGSENTIVVLPAAPYIFPQRPLLFPSVPPAIVLVDQNLQPISKTAVPIVNRNNGDITRTTMVNILPISAYSRPLSATKSKKNNVKLKNDASKKSTKKVKAVVNNVKETNKDKEMKDKPPVVVSNESKTIENSSIENKKTDKEVTSKDKSTESNKVSSETIPPKIDNGQKVPNTTAEKPNSNTSEKVPNKIVDHKVEKPVEPEPVYKPKCTESAVKNLPTTVVTTSTTITNTHIVQPTEETNKPNKIINKPPIVETKDSKLPNILPLDTSLCDNVVDGGNARLELAEEFLATSPTAAFLMSFPLVSGNRADSPAEEHGHNTTHGHNTAQAIPKDTHKRTDLVAPTIPYFEKPSNNDNKVKPTAIKPTETCNSTNKQMEQQKSVNIVTKESSIIPAVTKSTVTLPNVSSENPFLNLSVPSIITTNCTLADSTFGLDFDCNISKPVSSQSAGYVSSNNFFYKGDPFGKSAIYSTSSITSTHEFNGLGLYPCAMEKYTSKNKSDFSSVDDNLMKIGSSRLTYDIDLGWSHKGLDFVNCTTTANTFSKDSILTTTSAPYTTSYNPFNPDFHVPLVSNSNKKDNSNKPTSSFADTITSFYSQPANLWSEDVPFYTNNNMTKTLATKNHNYATFDPVHSNNVNVKANANKHYEPKVAEANVESGLKPVNNAVPQHIPEKYTKKSPSKMHINWMTSETRTVQNNCNPIHPQIKDTHKGPYNQTEHLSKKQDQNESNYFPISMHNFPTQAPQDEFQVWPSTRPLGTTEISIDPPPINLPTLVGDLALGPHDKNRKLDVTNRNAPHADVQNCGNFLSVTQLMNRSTDNMPSRYQVPNMETSKTGPTKQNINHFSNDSNRKTMSHLENHMTQPCYVFNDPKLVNSYESMPQTHFPPTKTKSNSKTEKSAKSQKNNYSTEALLRGANGTQKIQDTNSAKFMMPPQKYTDFTPQDSAVAQVSHFPPIIDYSDNSYATQQFSGTTLYNTTTNTMSNSFYTNFMPGSSNLMSSNYASAPFTGDFIDYNQTAECNYGNHKYEELKMRNNATVFQAEKAPPTYKTSRRESATKHKLECSKKESSKKYQSKKAKINNEVEEWNDPHLFWQNKALNKKHPNLMSEELPFPNYVGNQMPSQYQADFFNSHLMPANVQGMGHNVDRSLASFPVTSRANFNLSTIFPEITMKVQ, encoded by the exons ATGGAAACAGGAAACAGTAAGCGTACTCCAAG CCGCTGTAGAGAATGGGAACGAGCCAGGCGCAATAAGTTTAATGAAGCTGTTAGTAAATTGGGTGAAATTGTCAAAGCCATACACAAAAGTAATTGCCCTGGGGAAGAGAGTGAAGACATCCAGTATccgaaaattgaaataatccAGAAAgctataatatacctaaataacCACACTCAAGAGAAAACACATTTAA AAGCAGAAATTCTTGCCTTGCAAGTGAAGCTAGatagagaaaaagaaaatttaagaaaaaatgtcAAAGATGCAACAACGCAAGTTTCTTTGGGCTTGAGTAAAAAATGCAAAG ACAGCAAATACGTGAAACTATTAAAGTTGAAGAAAGGaaaaaagcaaaaagaaaaagttgaaGCCAAAAAGCCAACACAAAACAATACTCCAAAGAAATTACCAGTACTTCTTCCAAGATCGAATTTAATCAACCAAAAAG GGTCAGAAAATACAATAGTGGTTCTGCCGGCTGCGCCATACATTTTCCCACAGAGACCACTATTGTTCCCGTCTGTACCACCTGCAATAGTTTTAGTAGACCAAAATTTACAACCAATTAGCAAAACAGCAGTTCCTATTGTTAATAGAAATAATGGAGATATCACTAGAACTACGATGGTTAACATACTTCCCATATCAGCATATTCCCGTCCGCTATCTGCTACCAAAAGTAAAAAGAATaacgtaaaattaaaaaatgacgCTAGTAAGAAATCTACGAAAAAAGTCAAGGCtgttgttaataatgttaaagaAACTAATAAAGATAAAGAGATGAAGGATAAACCGCCAGTAGTAGTTTCAAACGaaagtaaaactattgaaaacaGCAGCattgaaaataagaaaactgataAAGAAGTCACGAGTAAAGATAAAAGCACTGAAAGCAATAAAGTCTCTAGTGAGACTATTCCACCTAAAATTGACAATGGGCAAAAAGTTCCGAACACAACTGCTGAAAAACCAAATAGTAATACTTCAGAGAAAGTTCCTAATAAGATTGTAGATCATAAAGTTGAAAAACCTGTAGAACCTGAACCTGTTTATAAACCTAAGTGTACGGAATCTGCCGTTAAAAATCTTCCAACCACTGTAGTCACAACATCAACAACTATAACAAATACTCATATTGTCCAACCGACGGAGGAAACTAATAAacccaataaaattataaataagccACCTATTGTAGAAACAAAAGATAGTAAATTGCCGAACATTTTACCATTAGATACATCATTATGTGATAATGTAGTTGACGGGGGTAACGCACGCCTTGAACTAGCGGAAGAATTTTTGGCTACCTCACCAACCGCCGCATTTCTTATGTCTTTCCCATTAGTAAGTGGCAATAGGGCAGACAGTCCTGCCGAAGAACATGGCCACAACACAACTCATGGCCATAACACTGCTCAAGCGATTCCAAAAGATACTCATAAGAGAACCGATTTGGTGGCTCCAACTATACCATATTTTGAAAAACCAAGCaataatgataataaagtaAAACCAACAGCAATCAAGCCTACAGAGACGTGCAATtccacaaataaacaaatggaACAGCAAAAATCAGTAAACATTGTAACTAAAGAATCCAGTATTATACCTGCCGTTACTAAGAGTACAGTAACGTTGCCGAACGTTTCGAGTGAAAACCCATTTTTGAACTTATCAGTGCCTTCTATTATAACAACTAACTGTACATTAGCAGACAGCACGTTTGGTTTGGATTTCGATTGCAATATTAGTAAACCTGTGTCGAGCCAGTCCGCAGGCTATGTCAGTAGTAACAACTTCTTCTATAAAGGTGATCCATTTGGCAAAAGTGCGATCTACAGTACCAGCAGCATCACCTCTACCCATGAATTTAATGGACTGGGCCTCTACCCTTGCGCAATGGAGAAATATACTTCCAAAAATAAGTCTGATTTTTCAAGTGTTGATGATAATCTCATGAAAATTGGATCGTCAAGATTGACGTATGATATCGACTTGGGTTGGTCGCATAAAGGCTTGGATTTTGTCAATTGCACTACAACTGCTAACACTTTTAGCAAGGACTCTATACTGACGACTACTTCAGCACCTTATACGACATCTTATAATCCATTCAACCCGGATTTCCATGTCCCGTTAGTTTCAAATTCCAATAAGAAAGATAACTCAAACAAACCTACTTCTTCATTTGCTGATACCATTACTAGTTTTTACTCACAGCCTGCTAATTTATGGAGTGAAGACGTtccattttatacaaataataacatGACAAAAACTTTAGCAACCAAAAACCACAATTATGCAACATTTGATCCCGTACATAGTAACAACGTCAATGTAAAAGCGAATGCAAACAAACATTACGAGCCAAAAGTGGCTGAAGCAAATGTAGAAAGTGGCTTAAAACCGGTCAATAATGCTGTGCCTCAGCATATTCctgaaaaatataccaaaaagtCTCCGAGCAAAATGCACATCAACTGGATGACATCTGAAACTAGAACAGTTCAAAACAATTGCAATCCCATACATCCGCAGATAAAAGATACTCATAAAGGACCATACAACCAAACAGAGCATTTGAGTAAAAAACAAGATCAAAATGAAAGCAATTACTTTCCCATATCGATGCATAACTTTCCTACGCAAGCACCTCAAGACGAGTTTCAAGTGTGGCCGTCTACTAGACCTCTAGGAACCACGGAAATAAGTATAGATCCACCGCCAATTAATTTACCGACGTTAGTTGGTGATctagcacttggaccccacgatAAGAATAGAAAACTAGATGTGACGAATCGTAATGCACCACACGCGGATGTACAAAATTGCGGGAATTTCCTCTCGGTCACGCAGCTAATGAATCGTTCAACTGACAATATGCCTTCTCGATATCAAGTTCCAAACATGGAAACATCCAAGACAGGCCCTacgaaacaaaacataaaccaTTTTAGTAATGACAGTAACCGAAAAACTATGTCACATTTAGAAAATCACATGACACAGCCTTGTTACGTTTTTAACGATCCTAAACTAGTTAACTCTTATGAAAGTATGCCACAAACACATTTCCCTCcaactaaaacaaaatcaaacagtAAAACTGAAAAATCTGCTAAAAGTCAAAAGAATAACTATTCTACTGAAGCTTTACTACGAGGCGCAAACGGAACCCAGAAAATTCAAGATACTAATAGTGCCAAGTTTATGATGCCACCTCAGAAGTATACAGATTTCACTCCACAAGACAGTGCTGTGGCTCAAGTGTCACATTTTCCGCCGATCATAGATTACTCTGATAACAGCTACGCTACTCAACAGTTTTCGGGAACAACTTTATACAATACCACTACTAATACCATGTCCAATTCTTTTTATACCAATTTCATGCCTGGCAGTAGCAATTTAATGTCAAGCAATTATGCAAGTGCACCCTTTACTGGTGACTTCATTGATTACAATCAAACTGCTGAATGCAATTACGGAAATCATAAATATGAAGAGTTGAAAATGAGAAATAATGCAACAGTGTTTCAAGCTGAGAAAGCGCCGCCTACCTACAAAACATCCAGAAGAGAGTCGGCTACAAAACACAAACTGGAATGTTCGAAGAAAGAATCGAGTAAGAAGTATCAAAGTAAAAAGGCTAAGATAAATAACGAGGTTGAGGAATGGAACGATCCCCACTTGTTTTGGCAGAATAAGGCATTAAATAAGAAACACCCGAACTTGATGTCGGAGGAACTgccttttccgaactacgtGGGCAATCAGATGCCGTCACAGTATCAGGCGGATTTCTTCAACAGTCACCTGATGCCCGCCAACGTGCAAGGCATGGGACACAACGTGGACAGGTCGCTGGCCAGTTTCCCAGTCACGTCCCGTGCCAACTTCAACTTGAGTACCATATTTCCAGAAATTACTATG aaaGTGCAATGA